Proteins co-encoded in one Malus sylvestris chromosome 7, drMalSylv7.2, whole genome shotgun sequence genomic window:
- the LOC126628454 gene encoding ubiquitin carboxyl-terminal hydrolase 24-like isoform X2 — MSDSKLLVFGSFSEDETRSLLLKQSPGKAEKPVEKNVLQFGSINFVSPKSSGEFNGESSGQKSSLKAPTKSQPLSSLNKQNEVKAVTAADNNLPASTATPTENGCTDNYVNVSAHSNGVKEVTTDNVFLTSLPVSKDEGGLSNQFSSLELQNREQNGCVDELSVSKIKGELQKASNAPVTVSKILLPRGLINSGNLCFLNATLQALLSCFPFVQLLQELRTLEVPKVDFPTLSAFAEFVSEFDMPSGSSSKNKDASVLETGRPFSPAMFEGVLKNFTPDVPTNISGRPRQEDAQEFLSFIMDQMHDELLKREGQSPSINGCKSTLISSAEDDEWETVGPKNTSAVTRTQSFVPSELSDIFGGQLKSVVKARGNKASATVQPYLLLHLDIHPEAVRTIEDALKLFSAPETLEGYRTSAAGKGGIVTASKSIKIQTLSKIMILHLMRFGYGSQGSTKLHKPVRFPLELVLGRELLVSPNTEGRKYKLVATITHHGREPSKGHYTTDALYASQWLRFDDASVTAIGTGKVLHEQAYVLIYKQL, encoded by the exons ATGAGTGATTCTAAG CTGCTAGTATTTGGGTCATTTTCTGAAGACGAGACCAGGTCGTTGCTGCTAAAGCAATCACCCGGGAAGGCGGAAAAGCCTGTGGAAAAGAATGTATTGCAGTTTGGGTCTATAAATTTTGTTTCTCCAAAATCTTCTGGTGAATTTAATGGTGAATCAAGCGGACAGAAAAGTTCTTTGAAAGCGCCCACCAAATCTCAGCCCTTAAGTTCACTTAATAAGCAGAATGAAGTTAAGGCTGTAACAGCAGCAGATAATAATTTACCTGCATCGACAGCCACTCCAACAGAAAATGGATGTACTGATAATTATGTTAATGTTTCTGCCCATAGTAATGGTGTGAAAGAGGTGACAACTGATAATGTTTTCTTAACTTCATTGCCTGTATCCAAAGACGAAGGTGGTCTCTCCAATCAATTTTCAAGTCTGGAATTGCAGAATAGAGAGCAGAATGGCTGTGTTGATGAGTTATCTGTTTCTAAGATTAAGGGGGAACTTCAGAAGGCTTCAAATGCGCCTGTTACTGTTTCTAAAATCTTGTTGCCTCGTGGTCTAATCAATTCAGGAAATCTGTGCTTTCTAAATGCAACCCTTCAGGCCCTTCTATCATGCTTTCCCTTTGTTCAGCTTCTTCAGGAATTAAGAACTCTCGAAGTTCCTAAG GTTGACTTTCCAACATTGAGTGCATTTGCAGAGTTCGTCTCTGAATTTGACATGCCTAGTGGTTCAAGTTCGAAGAACAAAGATGCAAGTGTTCTCGAGACTGGTAGGCCTTTTAGCCCTGCCATGTTTGAAGGCGTTCTTAAGAATTTCACTCCAGATGTGCCAACTAACATCTCCGGCAGGCCAAG ACAAGAAGATGCTCAGGAGTTCCTTAGCTTCATCATGGATCAGATGCATGATGAATTACTTAAGCGTGAAGGACAATCCCCAAGCATTAATGGGTGCAAATCAACTCTCATATCTTCCGCAGAAGACGATGAATGGGAGACAGTTGGCCCAAAGAATACATCTGCAGTAACCAGGACACAGAGTTTTGTTCCTTCAGAATTGAGTGATATTTTTGGAGGACAATTGAAAAGTGTGGTGAAGGCAAGAG GAAATAAAGCTTCCGCTACTGTTCAGCCATATTTATTGCTCCACCTTGATATTCACCCTGAAGCTGTTCGTACCATTGAAGATGCACTTAAGTTGTTTTCTGCACCAGAAACTCTTGAGGGGTATCGAACATCAGCAGCTGGGAAG GGTGGTATTGTGACTGCAAGCAAATCCATAAAGATACAGACCCTTTCAAAGATAATGATATTGCACTTGATGCGTTTTGGTTATGGAAGCCAAGGAAGCACTAAGCTGCATAAACCCGTGCGTTTTCCACTTGAATTGGTGTTGGGTCGTGAATTGCTTGTTTCTCCAAATACTGAG GGTCGAAAATACAAACTTGTTGCTACAATAACTCATCACGGGAGAGAGCCATCAAAGGGACATTATACAACTGATGCTCTCTATGCCAGTCAGTGGCTACGGTTTGACGATGCGTCGGTCACGGCAATTGGGACCGGTAAAGTACTGCATGAGCAGGCATATGTCCTCATCTACAAACAATTATAA
- the LOC126628446 gene encoding pentatricopeptide repeat-containing protein At4g20740: MPPQSPPPKFQIFHGHRRPTQNRPTVRGGLFSDRVSQPSRKYPTTVTQSQPFDLSKWDPHLPQSSPSTSSPNPDDTTLLSFLSPIARFILDAFRKNRNHWGPPVVSELRKLRRVTPDLVAEVLKVQNDPVSASKFFHWAGKQKGFKHTYSSYNALAYCLNRSNRFRSADQVPELMDSQGKPPSEKQFEILIRMHSDANRGLRVYYVYEKMKKFGVKPRVFLYNRIMDALAKTGYLDLALSVYDEFRDDGLVEESVTFMILIKGMCKMGRIDEMLQLLERMRANLCKPDVFAYTAMVKVLLSEGNLDGCLRVWEEMKRDRVEADAMAYATLVTGLCKGGRVEKGYELFREMKAKGFLIDRVIYGVLIEGFVADRKVGVACDLLKDLVDSGYRPDLGIYNSLIEGLCNVKRVDKAYKIFLVTVQEGLQPDFATVNPILVFYAETRKVDKFCEMLAQMEKCGFPVIDDLSKFFSFIVGKEDGVTMGLEVFEELKVKGYYSLGIYNTFMEALHKSGKVKKALSLFNETKDVDLQPDSSTYSIAIMCFVEDGDIHEACACYNKIIEMSCVPSIAAYRSLARGLCKIGEIDAVMLLVRDCLASVTSGPSEFKYSLTILHACKSNNAEKVVEVLNEMIQQGCPPDDVVYSAIISGMCKHGTIEEARKIFSNLKEHKILTEANMIVYDEVLIEHMKKKTADLVVSGLKFFGLENKLKAKGCKLLL; the protein is encoded by the coding sequence ATGCCACCTCAGTCCCCACCCCCTAAATTCCAGATCTTCCACGGCCACCGCAGGCCCACACAGAACCGCCCAACCGTCCGCGGCGGCCTCTTCTCCGACCGTGTCTCTCAACCGAGCCGCAAATACCCCACCACCGTCACCCAATCCCAGCCATTCGATCTCTCCAAGTGGGACCCACACCTGCCCCAATCCTCGCCTTCCACTTCATCGCCCAACCCCGACGACACGACCCTCCTCTCGTTTCTCTCCCCCATCGCTCGCTTCATACTCGATGCTTTCCGCAAGAACCGGAACCACTGGGGCCCGCCAGTCGTCTCGGAGCTCCGTAAGCTCCGCCGGGTCACGCCGGACCTCGTCGCCGAGGTGCTCAAGGTCCAGAACGACCCCGTTTCGGCCTCCAAGTTCTTCCACTGGGCAGGTAAGCAAAAGGGTTTCAAGCACACTTATTCTTCATACAATGCCTTGGCTTATTGTCTGAACCGGTCCAACCGGTTCAGGTCGGCGGACCAAGTCCCTGAGCTGATGGACTCGCAGGGCAAACCGCCGAGCGAGAAACAGTTTGAGATTCTCATCAGAATGCACTCTGATGCCAATAGAGGTCTCAGGGTTTATTATGTGtatgaaaaaatgaagaaatttgGGGTTAAACCCAGGGTTTTCTTGTACAATAGGATCATGGATGCGTTGGCGAAAACGGGTTATTTGGATTTGGCCTTATCGGTTTACGATGAATTTCGTGATGATGGATTGGTGGAGGAGAGTGTTACTTTCATGATCTTGATAAAGGGTATGTGTAAAATGGGAAGAATTGACGAAATGTTGCAGCTTTTGGAGAGAATGAGGGCGAATTTGTGTAAACCGGACGTGTTTGCATACACGGCAATGGTTAAGGTTTTGCTTTCGGAGGGGAACTTAGATGGGTGTTTGAGGGTTTGGGAGGAAATGAAGAGAGATAGGGTTGAGGCTGATGCTATGGCATATGCAACTCTGGTTACAGGGTTGTGTAAGGGTGGCAGGGTGGAGAAAGGGTACGAATTGTTTAGGGAGATGAAGGCGAAGGGTTTCTTGATTGATAGAGTGATATACGGGGTGTTGATTGAGGGGTTTGTGGCAGACAGGAAAGTTGGGGTGGCTTGTGATTTGTTAAAAGATTTGGTGGATTCGGGGTATAGGCCAGATTTGGGGATATATAATTCTCTTATCGAGGGTTTATGTAATGTGAAGCGGGTTGATAAGGCGTATAAAATTTTCCTAGTTACTGTTCAAGAGGGTCTTCAGCCAGATTTTGCTACGGTGAATCCCATTTTGGTGTTCTATGCTGAGACAAGAAAAGTGGATAAGTTCTGCGAGATGCTTGCACAGATGGAGAAATGTGGTTTTCCTGTCATTGACGATCTTTCGAAATTCTTCTCCTTTATTGTAGGAAAGGAGGACGGAGTAACAATGGGTTTGGAAGTGTTTGAAGAGTTAAAAGTCAAAGGTTATTATAGTTTAGGAATCTACAATACCTTTATGGAGGCCCTCCACAAATCTGGGAAAGTGAAAAAAGCATTGTCTCTCTTTAATGAAACGAAGGATGTGGATTTGCAGCCCGACTCCTCTACTTACAGCATTGCCATAATGTGTTTTGTTGAAGATGGGGACATCCATGAGGCTTGTGCCtgttataataaaataattgagATGTCTTGTGTTCCTTCGATTGCTGCCTACCGTTCGCTTGCTAGAGGGCTTTGTAAAATTGGAGAGATTGATGCAGTTATGCTGTTAGTTCGTGACTGCTTAGCCAGCGTGACAAGTGGGCCCTCGGAATTCAAGTATTCTCTTACCATTCTCCATGCATGTAAATCAAATAATGCTGAGAAGGTGGTTGAGGTGCTAAACGAGATGATACAGCAGGGTTGTCCTCCAGATGATGTTGTATACTCTGCTATAATCTCTGGCATGTGTAAGCATGGCACAATAGAGGAGGcaagaaaaatattttcaaatttgaaagagcacaaaattTTAACAGAAGCCAACATGATTGTGTATGATGAAGTATTAATTGAacacatgaagaagaagacggcAGATCTGGTGGTGTCTGGTTTGAAGTTTTTTGGATTAGAAAACAAATTGAAAGCAAAGGGTTGTAAGCTGCTGTTGTGA
- the LOC126628455 gene encoding glycosyltransferase-like KOBITO 1: protein MTNHHHHHLHAPLRSAPPSSSSQTFTSKLLLLLTLLPLSLAALAFILQWRGGIPDPTTRWSPPGSHHLFPGMDASPLSSAVVHSSPSDCLSLGRSASPSIPYYQNWKFDSVSNLRPKICITTSTSAGLEQILPWMFYHKVVGATTFFLFVEGKAASPEVSKVLESIPGVKVIYRTKELEEQQANSRIWNETWLSSFFYKPCNYELFVKQSLNMEMAIVMARDAGMDWIIHVDTDELLHPAGAKEYSLRQLLLDVPGNVDMVIFPNYESSVERDDIKEPFTEVSMFKRNYDHVPKDTYFGMYKESVHGNPNYFLTYGNGKSAARVQDHLRPNGAHRWHNYMKTPNEIKFEEAAVLHYTYAKFSDLTSRRDRCRCKPTKEDVKRCFMLEFDRAAFIIASTATKEEMQKWYHEHIVWDDKDIRIKLLRKGILTRIYAPMAIIKGLRESGVFSSVIASAPTTLSKEKFLLTINGSNSSRAAASESHPSLRKIGRSRESKATARKALDIETAEFQEVAVPPLSPPGMDDNQASVEV, encoded by the exons ATgaccaaccaccaccaccaccacctccatgCCCCTCTCCGATCAGCCCCACCATCCTCCTCCTCTCAAACCTTCACATCgaagctcctcctcctcctcactctcctccccctctctctcgctGCCTTAGCTTTCATTCTCCAATGGCGTGGCGGCATCCCCGACCCCACCACCCGCTGGTCCCCTCCTGGTTCCCACCACCTCTTCCCTGGCATGGACGCATCTCCTCTTTCCTCCGCCGTCGTCCACTCCTCGCCTTCCGATTGCCTTAGTCTCGGTCGTTCAGCTTCGCCTTCGATTCCCTACTATCAGAATTGGAAGTTTGACTCTGTATCCAATTTAAGACCAAag ATATGTATTACTACAAGTACGTCAGCTGGTTTAGAACAGATTTTGCCGTGGATGTTTTATCACAAGGTTGTTGGAGCTACTACCTTTTTCCTATTTGTGGAAGGAAAGGCTGCATCTCCTGAAGTATCTAAAGTTCTGGAGTCTATTCCT GGAGTAAAGGTGATATACAGAACTAAAGAGCTTGAGGAACAACAAGCTAACAG TCGGATCTGGAATGAGACTTGGCTGTCCAGTTTCTTTTACAAACCTTGCAATTATGAGCTATTTGTGAAGCAATCTCTCAATATGGAGATGGCTATTGTCATGGCAAGG GATGCTGGAATGGACTGGATAATTCATGTTGACACAGATGAGTTACTGCACCCAGCTGGGGCCAAGGAGTATTCTTTGAGGCAGTTGCTGCTTGATGTGCCTGGGAATGTGGATATGGTCATTTTCCCGAACTAT GAGAGCAGTGTTGAACGGGATGATATTAAGGAACCATTTACTGAG GTTTCCATGTTCAAGAGGAATTATGACCATGTACCAAAAGACACATACTTTGGTATGTATAAAGAGTCAGTTCATGGTAACCCAAACTACTTTTTGACTTATGGAAATGGGAAATCAGCTGCTCGAGTCCAAGATCATCTTCGTCCTAACGGTGCACACAGATGGCACAACTATATGAAGACCCCAAA CGAGATCAAATTTGAAGAGGCTGCTGTTCTGCACTACACATATGCCAAATTTTCAGACTTAACATCTAGACGTGATCGGTGTCGCTGCAAGCCTACAAAGGAAGATGTCAAAAGATGCTTTATGTTGGAGTTTGACAGAGCT GCATTCATAATTGCATCAACTGCAACCAAGGAGGAAATGCAGAAGTG GTACCATGAACACATTGTGTGGGATGACAAAGACATAAGAAtcaaacttttgagaaagggaATTTTGACTCGGATATACGCTCCCATG GCCATAATAAAAGGACTAAGGGAGTCGGGAGTCTTCAGCTCCGTTATTGCATCTGCCCCAACAACTCTCTCAAAAGAAAAGTTTTTGTTGACCATTAATGGTAGTAACTCCTCGAGAGCTGCTGCCTCCGAATCCCACCCGTCATTGAGGAAGATTGGTAGAAGCAGAGAGAGTAAGGCTACTGCCAGGAAGGCCTTGGATATTGAAACTGCTGAATTTCAAGAAGTGGCTGTTCCACCATTGTCCCCTCCGGGAATGGACGATAACCAGGCAAGTGTGGAAGTGTAA
- the LOC126628454 gene encoding ubiquitin carboxyl-terminal hydrolase 24-like isoform X1 — protein sequence MSDSKLLVFGSFSEDETRSLLLKQSPGKAEKPVEKNVLQFGSINFVSPKSSGEFNGESSGQKSSLKAPTKSQPLSSLNKQNEVKAVTAADNNLPASTATPTENGCTDNYVNVSAHSNGVKEVTTDNVFLTSLPVSKDEGGLSNQFSSLELQNREQNGCVDELSVSKIKGELQKASNAPVTVSKILLPRGLINSGNLCFLNATLQALLSCFPFVQLLQELRTLEVPKVDFPTLSAFAEFVSEFDMPSGSSSKNKDASVLETGRPFSPAMFEGVLKNFTPDVPTNISGRPRQEDAQEFLSFIMDQMHDELLKREGQSPSINGCKSTLISSAEDDEWETVGPKNTSAVTRTQSFVPSELSDIFGGQLKSVVKARGNKASATVQPYLLLHLDIHPEAVRTIEDALKLFSAPETLEGYRTSAAGKFQGGIVTASKSIKIQTLSKIMILHLMRFGYGSQGSTKLHKPVRFPLELVLGRELLVSPNTEGRKYKLVATITHHGREPSKGHYTTDALYASQWLRFDDASVTAIGTGKVLHEQAYVLIYKQL from the exons ATGAGTGATTCTAAG CTGCTAGTATTTGGGTCATTTTCTGAAGACGAGACCAGGTCGTTGCTGCTAAAGCAATCACCCGGGAAGGCGGAAAAGCCTGTGGAAAAGAATGTATTGCAGTTTGGGTCTATAAATTTTGTTTCTCCAAAATCTTCTGGTGAATTTAATGGTGAATCAAGCGGACAGAAAAGTTCTTTGAAAGCGCCCACCAAATCTCAGCCCTTAAGTTCACTTAATAAGCAGAATGAAGTTAAGGCTGTAACAGCAGCAGATAATAATTTACCTGCATCGACAGCCACTCCAACAGAAAATGGATGTACTGATAATTATGTTAATGTTTCTGCCCATAGTAATGGTGTGAAAGAGGTGACAACTGATAATGTTTTCTTAACTTCATTGCCTGTATCCAAAGACGAAGGTGGTCTCTCCAATCAATTTTCAAGTCTGGAATTGCAGAATAGAGAGCAGAATGGCTGTGTTGATGAGTTATCTGTTTCTAAGATTAAGGGGGAACTTCAGAAGGCTTCAAATGCGCCTGTTACTGTTTCTAAAATCTTGTTGCCTCGTGGTCTAATCAATTCAGGAAATCTGTGCTTTCTAAATGCAACCCTTCAGGCCCTTCTATCATGCTTTCCCTTTGTTCAGCTTCTTCAGGAATTAAGAACTCTCGAAGTTCCTAAG GTTGACTTTCCAACATTGAGTGCATTTGCAGAGTTCGTCTCTGAATTTGACATGCCTAGTGGTTCAAGTTCGAAGAACAAAGATGCAAGTGTTCTCGAGACTGGTAGGCCTTTTAGCCCTGCCATGTTTGAAGGCGTTCTTAAGAATTTCACTCCAGATGTGCCAACTAACATCTCCGGCAGGCCAAG ACAAGAAGATGCTCAGGAGTTCCTTAGCTTCATCATGGATCAGATGCATGATGAATTACTTAAGCGTGAAGGACAATCCCCAAGCATTAATGGGTGCAAATCAACTCTCATATCTTCCGCAGAAGACGATGAATGGGAGACAGTTGGCCCAAAGAATACATCTGCAGTAACCAGGACACAGAGTTTTGTTCCTTCAGAATTGAGTGATATTTTTGGAGGACAATTGAAAAGTGTGGTGAAGGCAAGAG GAAATAAAGCTTCCGCTACTGTTCAGCCATATTTATTGCTCCACCTTGATATTCACCCTGAAGCTGTTCGTACCATTGAAGATGCACTTAAGTTGTTTTCTGCACCAGAAACTCTTGAGGGGTATCGAACATCAGCAGCTGGGAAG TTTCAGGGTGGTATTGTGACTGCAAGCAAATCCATAAAGATACAGACCCTTTCAAAGATAATGATATTGCACTTGATGCGTTTTGGTTATGGAAGCCAAGGAAGCACTAAGCTGCATAAACCCGTGCGTTTTCCACTTGAATTGGTGTTGGGTCGTGAATTGCTTGTTTCTCCAAATACTGAG GGTCGAAAATACAAACTTGTTGCTACAATAACTCATCACGGGAGAGAGCCATCAAAGGGACATTATACAACTGATGCTCTCTATGCCAGTCAGTGGCTACGGTTTGACGATGCGTCGGTCACGGCAATTGGGACCGGTAAAGTACTGCATGAGCAGGCATATGTCCTCATCTACAAACAATTATAA
- the LOC126628453 gene encoding uncharacterized protein LOC126628453, translated as MILCSLCHHVFSSITKTPVNMAAAALVVPSYIPFPLDRSRPHSSKLTFFFSTKPLPRFHYHRPLTFSCGLNLTPHLPAPEPPTSAVSQTLVRLAASTAVFVGLGLCCWASSAQCRPLPLGKPQVVLEEEHTAQAKDDGDEAKKSEDNKLEAAFAAWKSKTYALTVPLRLAALRGSVPPSWVKDFMQSQGKRSKVHMKSHASLEGIFSDLSMAFGKGNVGPSSVVAADLVSVGDSWLSYAISKAVIEPIQGVEDQDWFKGLSDRWKVYLRRNSEGRIDTDGKVWASPYRWGCMVIAYKKSKFRKHKLAPVEDWADLWRPELAGKISMVDSPREVIGAVLKYMGASYNTKHIHSQVDGGRDAVRQNLALLVKQVRLFDSVHYLKAFGVGDVWVAVGWSSDVLPVAKRMSDVAVIVPKSGASIWADLWAIPATSRLETNRIGGRVRGPSPLIHQWMEFCLQTARTLPFKQEVIPGASPSVLDSAQPEDLKELKGKPKLDTNLVAGVPPPEILERCEFLEPLTESTLSEYQRLIASVHKPRDGLITSTRDYMSSLIQNFRMKLQSKPT; from the exons ATGATACTGTGCTCCCTCTGTCATCACGTTTTCAGCTCAATTACTAAGACTCCTGTGAATATGGCTGCTGCTGCATTGGTAGTACCATCATACATCCCGTTTCCCTTAGACCGCTCTCGTCCCCATAGCTCTAAGctcacctttttcttctctacCAAACCCCTACCAAGGTTCCACTATCATAGGCCTCTCACATTCTCTTGTGGCCTCAACCTCACTCCACATTTGCCAGCACCAGAGCCTCCCACCTCCGCTGTGTCTCAAACCCTGGTTCGACTTGCCGCCTCCACTGCAGTCTTTGTTGGGCTTGGGCTTTGCTGTTGGGCGAGTTCAGCTCAATGTCGGCCTCTTCCTCTTGGCAAGCCTCAAGTGGTTCTAGAGGAGGAGCACACAGCTCAAG CCAAAGATGATGGAGATGAAGCTAAAAAATCGGAAGATAACAAGTTGGAAGCAGCATTTGCAGCTTGGAAGTCTAAGACTTATGCTTTGACAGTCCCTTTGAGACTTGCTGCTCTCCGTGGCTCTGTGCCTCCTTCATGGGTTAAG GATTTTATGCAATCTCAAGGAAAAAGATCAAAGGTTCACATGAAGTCGCATGCAAGCCTTGAGGGCATCTTTTCTGATCTATCAATGGCCTTTGGCAAAGGCAATGTTGGGCCTTCATCTGTCGTCGCAGCTGACCTCGTTAGTGTTGGGGACTCTTGGCTCAGTTATGCCATTAGCAAGGCTGTGATTGAGCCCATTCAAGGGGTAGAAGACCAGGACTGGTTTAAAGGCTTGAGTGACCGATGGAAA GTATATCTCCGCAGGAACTCTGAAGGGAGAATTGACACTGATGGTAAAGTATGGGCTTCGCCGTATCGCTGGGGCTGCATGGTGATAGCATACAAAAAAAGTAAATTTCGAAAGCATAAGTTGGCTCCTGTAGAG GACTGGGCAGATTTATGGCGACCTGAACTTGCAGGGAAGATTTCTATGGTTGATTCTCCTAGAGAGGTTATTGGTGCAGTTTTGAAGTATATGGGAGCATCATACAACACGAAACACATCCATTCGCAAGTTGACGGTGGGAGAGATGCTGTCAGGCAAAATCTGGCTTTACTTGTAAAACAG GTCCGACTATTTGACAGTGTACattatttaaaagcatttggGGTTGGAGACGTGTGGGTGGCTGTTGGGTGGAGCAGTGATGTTCTTCCTGTTGCCAAACGCATGTCTGATGTTGCAGTAATTGTTCCAAAATCTGGAGCTAGTATATGGGCAGATCTATGG GCAATCCCTGCCACCAGTCGGCTTGAAACAAATCGAATTGGGGGGCGAGTTAGAGGGCCGTCTCCACTCATCCATCAATGGATGGAGTTCTGCTTGCAAACTGCTAGAACACTCCCTTTTAAGCAGGAGGTAATCCCAGGAGCTTCCCCTTCCGTGCTTGATAGTGCTCAGCCTGAAGATTTGAAAGAGCTCAAGGGTAAGCCGAAACTGGACACAAACCTCGTGGCAGGAGTACCGCCACCTGAGATTTTGGAAAGGTGTGAGTTTTTGGAGCCTTTAACTGAATCTACGCTATCAGAATATCAACGGTTGATTGCTAGTGTGCACAAACCTAGGGATGGTTTGATCACTAGTACGCGTGATTATATGTCATCATTGATCCAAAATTTTAGAATGAAGCTGCAATCGAAGCCAACATAA
- the LOC126628467 gene encoding uncharacterized protein LOC126628467 gives MAKLLISNTASLALSPPPPAPPSRASFIPPRVPISPASRYPGRQTRGLAVVTRAGPTTSQYVFAFVLPLSLIAVTVFTSIRVADKLDRDFLEEMAINQAIRETDEDGEAGSSIEEMPALPRTRNRPKREV, from the exons ATGGCAAAGCTTCTCATCTCCAACACAGCCTCACTCGCTCTCTCTCCTCCACCACCCGCCCCACCATCACGTGCTTCATTCATCCCTCCGCGCGTGCCCATCTCGCCGGCGTCACGGTATCCCGGCCGGCAAACCAGAGGCCTAGCGGTGGTGACACGTGCGGGGCCCACCACGAGCCAGTACGTGTTCGCATTCGTTTTGCCGCTCTCTCTGATCGCCGTCACCGTTTTCACCTCCATCAGAGTCGCCGATAAGCTCGACAGAGACTTCCTTGAAGAG ATGGCAATCAACCAAGCGATCAGGGAAACGGATGAGGATGGCGAAGCTGGCAGTTCGATAGAAGAAATGCCTGCACTTCCCCGTACCCGCAACAGGCCCAAAAGGGAAGTTTAG